A portion of the Falsirhodobacter algicola genome contains these proteins:
- a CDS encoding DUF4011 domain-containing protein, translated as MTDLPDAPLPSTLAVTLAPAGQVNFASAQNGVSVLRGLSVENTGADRVEGVALTLTADPPILRPRTWRIDRIAPGARIEIADLETPLDPAILGGLNEAEIGRLSLRITAEGQADLTQTHPIEMLARDEWGGLAEMETLVAAFVSPNQPAIARLLKEAARLLEATGRSGALDGYASGDPARVWMVAGAIWSAATGMGLSYAVPPASFEARGQKIRDPERIAAEGLATCLDSSLLLAAAFEAAGLNTAVLFAEGHAWVGVWLMPRDFGRLVEPDVVAVRKAATLREFVPLETTLLTHRPAIGLAEAAEAGRDRLAEAQEHAFLCAVDINRARAARIRPMASHRAAEDTDPNAADEAAPAALPRPLDLGALPGAVVDETPATPLGRIERWQRKLLDLSLMNRLLNFKETRGAVPLTCPDIAAAEDRLAGGTQLRLLALKDENILAGRDLPPEEAQRALRDLATEALSRGQLAVPLTEKDMTARLTELYRKARSDLSEGGTNTLFLAAGFLRWTRAGADARICRAPLLLLPVKLERRAATSDFRLGLIEDEARLNFTLLEMLKRDFELRIPELEGELPRDAAGLDIPRIFEIMRQRVRDVPGFEVVEDCALSTFSFAKFLMWKDLVDRTEQLRESPLVAHLVDNPSEGFRRDDGPMPQPADVDRRHAPTDILAPLAADSSQLAAVLAAAEGRDFVLIGPPGTGKSQTITNIIADQLGRGRTVLFVAEKSAALDVVHRRLQRLGLADAVLELHSSKADRKSVLTQLGRSWDRASRAAPEEWVRVGGDLRIARDQLNAYVAALHRPGTQGFSVFQAIGKVAAGGSGFALRFAHKDAHDAEGWRALRDLARELGAQHRIVADLDPAGPLSMLDGGEWSFGWEDAFLEAARALRAAQGEGRAARTEFARRLGFEAPDAAGAAAIDRLARARLGAPAIPEAVLRDPDTARGELAALTAALDAARRARSAMAARYPDDRLADIPLDTLDLDWRGAEGKIWPFAGMARGRVRKLLQSYAAEGTADPARDLDALRQLLRARTRLAAPGLLPHDGETSDPARLAAILDAADTLLVAERRLRMAGLALDPARRAALLEAGGGDLQPLIARLTEADARAEEARLRFAALGGLAPGGAEAEDLLDALERLRPRFVDWLKWRRTRTEAEAQGLGPLVEALERGDLSLPAETAFERAYAAWWVRLAMDAEPELRGFAHWQHDALIERFRALDAALADLAPAEVMRRLGNTLPARDAVPRNSELGMLRHQLGLTRPSVAIRSLISDMPEHFPALAPCVLMSPLSVAQFLPPGQAQFDLVIFDEASQISTWDAIGAIARGRQAIIVGDPKQLPPTNFFGRSTEDGEEEDTPLPGHERDMPSILDEVSAAGVPVQRLNWHYRSRDEALIAFSNHAYYDGRLVTFPSPDATGEAVRLHRVGGTYLRGGGATNPEEARAVAAFIRDRLTEWLTLPEADRPTLGVITFNVQQQGLILDLLDAARKAEPDLEWFFADEREEPVIVKNLENIQGDERDVMLFSVTFGPDMAGKITMNFGAMNAEGGEKRLNVAVTRARAELHVFASLDADQIDLSRSRARGVADLKAFLDYAARGAVALAAQDAGSVGPADSPFEEAVRDALAARGWDVRTQIGVSGFRIDLGVRHPDRAGAWLAGVECDGAAYHSSATARDRDRIRQAVLEGLGWSILRVWSTDWFRTPAAALDRLDTALTELLDKDRAARAKSEGGEN; from the coding sequence CTGCGCCCGCGCACATGGCGCATCGACCGCATCGCCCCCGGCGCCCGCATCGAGATCGCCGATCTGGAAACCCCCCTCGACCCTGCGATCCTCGGCGGGCTGAACGAGGCGGAGATCGGCCGCCTCTCGCTTCGCATCACCGCCGAGGGGCAGGCGGACCTCACCCAAACCCACCCGATCGAGATGCTGGCCCGCGACGAATGGGGCGGCCTTGCGGAAATGGAAACGCTGGTCGCGGCCTTCGTCTCGCCCAATCAACCCGCCATCGCCCGCCTTCTGAAAGAGGCCGCCCGCCTTCTGGAGGCGACGGGCCGGTCCGGCGCGCTGGACGGCTATGCCTCGGGCGATCCGGCGCGGGTGTGGATGGTGGCGGGGGCGATCTGGTCGGCGGCAACGGGGATGGGCCTTTCCTATGCCGTTCCCCCCGCCTCGTTCGAGGCGCGCGGCCAGAAGATCCGCGACCCCGAACGCATCGCCGCCGAAGGGCTGGCGACCTGCCTCGACAGCAGCCTTCTGCTGGCCGCCGCCTTCGAGGCGGCGGGCCTGAACACGGCCGTCCTCTTTGCCGAAGGCCATGCATGGGTCGGCGTCTGGCTGATGCCGCGCGATTTCGGACGGCTGGTGGAGCCGGATGTCGTGGCCGTGCGCAAGGCCGCGACGCTGCGCGAATTCGTGCCGCTGGAGACCACGCTGCTGACGCATCGCCCCGCCATCGGCCTTGCCGAAGCCGCTGAGGCCGGGCGCGACCGTCTGGCCGAGGCGCAGGAACACGCCTTCCTCTGCGCGGTGGACATCAACCGCGCCCGCGCCGCGCGCATCCGCCCCATGGCCAGCCACCGCGCCGCCGAAGACACCGATCCGAACGCCGCCGACGAGGCCGCGCCCGCCGCCCTGCCCCGCCCCCTCGATCTGGGGGCGCTGCCGGGCGCGGTGGTGGACGAAACGCCCGCCACCCCCCTTGGCCGGATCGAACGCTGGCAGCGCAAGCTGCTGGATCTGTCGCTGATGAACCGCCTTCTGAACTTCAAGGAAACGCGGGGGGCGGTGCCGCTGACCTGCCCCGACATCGCCGCCGCCGAGGATCGTCTGGCCGGCGGCACGCAGCTGCGCCTTCTGGCGCTGAAGGACGAGAATATCCTCGCAGGCCGCGATCTGCCCCCCGAGGAGGCGCAACGCGCCCTGCGCGATCTGGCGACCGAGGCGCTCAGCCGCGGCCAACTGGCCGTGCCGCTGACCGAAAAGGACATGACCGCGCGGCTGACGGAACTCTACCGCAAGGCGCGCAGCGATCTGTCCGAGGGCGGCACCAATACGCTGTTCCTGGCCGCAGGTTTCCTGCGCTGGACACGGGCGGGCGCGGACGCCCGCATCTGCCGCGCGCCGCTTCTGCTGTTGCCGGTGAAGCTGGAACGCCGCGCCGCCACCTCCGATTTCCGCCTCGGCCTGATCGAGGATGAGGCGCGTCTGAACTTCACCCTGCTGGAGATGCTGAAGCGCGATTTCGAACTGCGCATCCCCGAACTCGAAGGCGAATTGCCGCGCGACGCCGCCGGCCTCGACATTCCCCGCATCTTCGAGATCATGCGTCAGCGGGTGCGCGACGTTCCGGGCTTCGAGGTGGTGGAGGATTGCGCGCTCTCCACCTTCTCCTTCGCGAAGTTCTTGATGTGGAAGGACCTCGTGGACCGGACCGAGCAGTTGCGCGAAAGCCCTCTCGTCGCGCATCTGGTCGACAACCCCTCCGAAGGGTTCCGCCGCGACGACGGGCCGATGCCCCAGCCCGCCGATGTGGACCGCCGCCACGCGCCCACCGACATCCTTGCGCCGCTGGCCGCCGACAGCTCGCAACTCGCCGCCGTTCTGGCCGCCGCCGAAGGGCGCGATTTCGTGCTGATCGGCCCGCCCGGCACCGGCAAGAGCCAGACCATCACCAACATCATCGCCGATCAGTTGGGCCGGGGGCGCACCGTCCTTTTCGTGGCCGAGAAATCGGCCGCGCTGGATGTGGTGCATCGCCGCCTGCAACGGCTCGGGCTGGCCGATGCCGTGCTGGAACTGCATTCGAGCAAGGCCGACCGCAAATCGGTGCTGACGCAGCTTGGCCGTTCATGGGACCGCGCCAGCCGCGCCGCCCCCGAGGAATGGGTGCGCGTCGGGGGCGATCTGCGCATCGCCCGCGATCAACTGAACGCCTATGTCGCCGCGCTTCACCGCCCCGGCACGCAGGGGTTCAGCGTGTTTCAGGCCATCGGCAAGGTGGCGGCGGGGGGCTCGGGCTTTGCGCTGCGCTTTGCCCATAAGGACGCCCATGATGCCGAGGGCTGGCGCGCGCTGCGCGATCTGGCGCGCGAGCTGGGGGCGCAGCACCGCATCGTCGCCGATCTCGATCCCGCGGGGCCCTTGTCGATGCTGGACGGGGGTGAATGGTCCTTCGGCTGGGAAGATGCCTTCCTCGAGGCCGCCCGTGCCCTGCGCGCCGCCCAAGGCGAAGGCCGCGCCGCGCGCACCGAATTCGCCCGGCGCCTCGGCTTCGAGGCACCGGACGCCGCTGGCGCCGCCGCGATCGACCGGCTGGCCCGCGCCCGGCTGGGTGCGCCCGCCATTCCCGAAGCCGTCCTGCGCGATCCCGACACCGCGCGCGGCGAGCTTGCCGCGCTGACCGCCGCCTTGGACGCCGCCCGCCGCGCCCGCAGCGCCATGGCCGCGCGTTATCCCGACGACCGGCTGGCCGATATTCCGCTGGACACGCTCGATCTCGACTGGCGCGGCGCCGAGGGGAAGATCTGGCCCTTTGCCGGCATGGCGCGTGGGCGCGTGCGCAAGCTCTTGCAAAGCTATGCCGCCGAGGGCACGGCCGATCCCGCCCGCGATCTGGACGCCTTGCGCCAATTGCTGCGCGCGCGCACGCGCCTTGCCGCGCCCGGCCTCCTGCCCCATGACGGCGAGACGAGCGATCCGGCTCGCCTTGCCGCGATCCTCGATGCCGCCGACACGCTCTTGGTGGCCGAACGGCGGCTGCGCATGGCGGGCCTTGCCCTCGATCCGGCCCGGCGCGCGGCCCTGTTGGAGGCGGGCGGCGGCGATCTTCAGCCCCTCATCGCCCGCCTGACCGAGGCCGATGCCCGCGCCGAGGAGGCCCGCCTGCGCTTTGCCGCCCTTGGCGGTCTGGCCCCCGGCGGCGCCGAGGCGGAGGATCTCTTGGATGCGCTGGAACGCCTGCGCCCGCGCTTCGTGGATTGGCTGAAATGGCGCCGCACCCGCACCGAGGCCGAAGCCCAAGGCCTCGGCCCCTTGGTGGAGGCGCTGGAGCGGGGCGATCTGTCCCTGCCCGCCGAAACCGCGTTCGAGCGGGCCTATGCCGCGTGGTGGGTGCGCCTTGCCATGGATGCCGAACCCGAACTGCGCGGTTTCGCCCATTGGCAGCACGATGCGCTGATCGAACGGTTCCGCGCGCTCGATGCGGCCTTGGCGGACCTCGCCCCCGCCGAGGTGATGCGCCGCCTCGGCAACACCCTGCCCGCGCGCGATGCGGTGCCGCGCAATTCCGAACTGGGAATGCTGCGCCACCAGCTTGGCCTGACGCGGCCCAGCGTGGCGATCCGCAGCCTGATTTCGGACATGCCCGAACATTTCCCGGCGCTGGCGCCCTGTGTGCTGATGTCGCCGCTGTCGGTGGCGCAATTCCTGCCGCCCGGTCAGGCGCAGTTCGATCTGGTGATCTTCGACGAAGCCTCGCAAATCTCCACATGGGATGCGATCGGGGCCATCGCCCGCGGGCGGCAGGCGATCATCGTCGGCGATCCCAAACAGCTGCCGCCCACCAATTTCTTCGGCCGCAGCACCGAGGACGGAGAGGAGGAGGACACCCCCCTGCCCGGCCACGAGCGGGACATGCCCTCCATCCTCGACGAGGTGAGCGCGGCGGGCGTGCCGGTGCAGCGGCTGAACTGGCATTACCGCAGCCGGGACGAGGCGCTGATCGCCTTTTCCAACCACGCCTATTACGACGGGCGGCTCGTCACCTTCCCCTCGCCCGATGCCACGGGCGAGGCGGTGCGCCTGCACCGGGTCGGCGGCACCTATCTGCGCGGCGGCGGTGCGACCAACCCCGAAGAGGCGCGCGCCGTCGCGGCCTTCATCCGCGACCGGCTGACCGAATGGCTGACCCTGCCGGAGGCGGACCGTCCGACGCTGGGCGTCATCACCTTCAACGTGCAGCAGCAGGGGCTGATCCTCGATTTGCTGGACGCCGCACGCAAGGCCGAACCCGACCTCGAATGGTTCTTCGCCGATGAGCGGGAGGAGCCGGTGATCGTCAAGAACCTCGAAAACATTCAGGGGGACGAACGCGATGTGATGCTGTTCTCCGTCACCTTCGGGCCGGATATGGCGGGCAAGATCACCATGAACTTCGGCGCGATGAACGCCGAAGGCGGCGAGAAGCGGTTGAACGTCGCGGTCACGCGGGCGCGGGCGGAACTGCATGTCTTCGCCTCGCTCGATGCCGATCAGATCGATCTGTCGCGCAGCCGGGCGCGGGGCGTGGCGGATCTGAAGGCGTTCCTCGATTATGCGGCGCGGGGGGCGGTGGCGCTGGCGGCGCAGGATGCCGGATCGGTCGGCCCGGCCGATTCCCCGTTCGAAGAAGCGGTGCGCGATGCGCTGGCCGCGCGCGGCTGGGACGTGCGCACGCAGATCGGCGTGTCGGGCTTCCGCATCGACCTAGGCGTGCGCCACCCGGACCGGGCGGGCGCATGGCTTGCGGGCGTGGAATGCGACGGGGCGGCCTATCACTCCTCGGCCACGGCGCGGGACCGGGACCGCATCCGTCAGGCCGTGCTGGAGGGGCTGGGCTGGTCGATCCTGCGCGTCTGGTCCACGGACTGGTTCCGCACACCGGCCGCCGCGCTCGATCGGCTCGATACCGCGCTGACCGAACTGCTCGACAAGGACCGCGCCGCCCGCGCCAAATCAGAGGGCGGCGAAAACTGA